Proteins from a single region of Dyadobacter fanqingshengii:
- a CDS encoding sulfatase, which yields MKRISLSLLAFAPLNFIPIFAQTGASEKPNIIVFFVDDMGWQDTSVPFWTQATPLNKRYHTPNMERMAREGMKFTNAYAMPVCTPSRVSLLTGANAARTHVTHWTSPDKDKNTDHEDPTVKPVDWNINGFSPVANIAHTFHGTPLPAILKQNGYYTIHSGKAHFGSTGTPGSDPKNVGFDINIAGSSIGHPASYLGEKNYDNVVNGKSNRNAVPGLEAYHGTNVFLTDAITTEALKAIEKPLEDKKPFFLYLAHYAVHIPLNADKRYLDKYLKTGLDSTEAKYAALVEGMDKSLGDVLDFLDKRKIANNTIILFMSDNGGLSTSPSRGGQAWTHNLPLKAGKGSVYEGGIREPMLVRWPKVVKANSVADQYVIIEDFFPTILDVAGIKNPKLVQQTDGKSFLPLLKNPALKDANRELVWHHPNRWIAAEGPNIHYASAFRKGDWKLIYDYRKAKLELYDLKNDIGEENDLAASKPEKVKELAALFSKQLKQMNAQWPVFKSTGAEVPLPDAIAAKSRD from the coding sequence ATCAAACGCATTTCTCTTTCTCTGCTCGCTTTTGCGCCGCTCAATTTCATTCCAATTTTTGCGCAAACCGGCGCATCTGAAAAACCCAACATTATTGTTTTTTTTGTCGACGATATGGGCTGGCAGGATACTTCGGTTCCTTTTTGGACACAGGCAACGCCATTGAATAAACGCTATCACACGCCTAATATGGAGCGCATGGCCAGGGAGGGCATGAAGTTCACGAATGCTTATGCAATGCCAGTGTGCACGCCTTCGCGGGTGAGCCTGCTTACAGGCGCAAACGCAGCCCGCACGCATGTAACACATTGGACATCACCGGATAAAGATAAAAATACCGATCATGAGGACCCGACCGTTAAGCCGGTCGACTGGAACATCAATGGGTTTAGTCCCGTTGCCAACATTGCGCACACTTTTCACGGGACACCATTGCCGGCTATTCTGAAACAAAACGGTTATTACACCATTCACAGCGGCAAGGCACATTTCGGTTCGACGGGCACGCCCGGTTCTGATCCTAAAAATGTCGGATTTGATATCAACATTGCTGGCAGCTCCATCGGCCATCCGGCGAGTTATCTGGGTGAAAAGAATTATGATAATGTAGTTAACGGAAAGTCCAACCGCAACGCGGTGCCTGGCCTGGAAGCATATCACGGCACCAATGTTTTCCTGACCGATGCCATTACAACCGAGGCTTTGAAAGCAATCGAAAAACCTTTGGAAGACAAGAAGCCGTTCTTTTTATACTTGGCCCATTATGCCGTTCATATTCCCTTAAATGCGGATAAGCGCTATTTGGATAAATATTTAAAAACCGGTCTCGACAGCACGGAAGCAAAATATGCCGCGCTAGTTGAGGGCATGGACAAGAGCCTCGGCGATGTGCTCGATTTTCTGGATAAACGCAAGATTGCTAACAATACGATCATCCTTTTCATGTCGGATAATGGCGGCCTGAGCACGAGCCCTTCGCGTGGCGGACAGGCCTGGACGCATAATTTGCCATTGAAAGCGGGAAAAGGATCTGTGTATGAAGGCGGGATCCGTGAGCCTATGCTGGTGCGCTGGCCGAAAGTGGTGAAAGCCAATTCCGTGGCGGACCAATATGTGATTATTGAAGATTTTTTCCCGACGATCCTGGACGTGGCTGGCATCAAAAATCCCAAACTGGTCCAGCAAACGGATGGGAAAAGCTTTCTTCCATTACTTAAAAATCCTGCATTAAAGGACGCGAACCGCGAGCTTGTCTGGCACCATCCCAACCGCTGGATCGCTGCGGAGGGGCCCAACATTCACTATGCCAGCGCATTTCGTAAGGGGGATTGGAAATTGATTTACGATTACAGAAAAGCAAAACTGGAACTGTATGATCTCAAAAATGACATCGGAGAAGAAAATGACCTTGCGGCTTCGAAACCCGAAAAGGTGAAAGAACTCGCTGCACTTTTTTCAAAGCAATTGAAGCAAATGAACGCGCAATGGCCGGTTTTCAAAAGCACCGGAGCGGAAGTTCCCCTACCCGATGCTATCGCAGCCAAAAGCCGGGACTGA
- a CDS encoding Gfo/Idh/MocA family protein gives MRIYKFAVLGTGFWSGYQLAGWNELKNVKPIAFYNRSLDKAKALALKHDVEFVYDNVDELLDQHAAELDFVDIITDVNTHAIFTKKAAARGVNVICQKPMSPSWETSLAMVETCKAANVQFYIHENFRFQAPVRKLKEILEYGIIGKIFKANVAFCSGFPVFDNQPFLKDLEQFIITDIGSHVLDISRFLFGEAESLYCHTARINPDIRGEDVANVLLRMKNGISCFVEMSYATIAEQESFPQTLISVEGEKGTIQLLHNYMIKITTRKGTVITTADPKPYPWMDPEYAVVHSSIVDCNRNILDSIMGKKHAETTGKDNLETMRLVQAAYQSARENKVIHF, from the coding sequence ATGAGGATTTACAAGTTTGCGGTTTTGGGAACCGGGTTTTGGTCGGGATATCAACTGGCGGGCTGGAATGAGCTCAAAAATGTAAAACCGATTGCTTTCTATAACCGCAGCCTGGATAAAGCCAAAGCCCTGGCATTGAAGCATGACGTCGAGTTCGTTTACGACAATGTGGATGAACTTCTCGATCAGCATGCTGCCGAACTGGACTTTGTGGATATCATCACCGACGTAAACACGCACGCCATTTTTACCAAAAAAGCTGCCGCAAGGGGCGTGAATGTGATTTGCCAAAAACCCATGTCGCCGAGTTGGGAAACTTCCCTGGCAATGGTCGAGACTTGCAAAGCGGCTAATGTTCAGTTTTATATTCATGAGAATTTCCGTTTCCAGGCTCCGGTCAGGAAGTTGAAGGAGATATTGGAATATGGGATTATTGGCAAAATATTTAAGGCTAATGTTGCTTTCTGCTCTGGGTTTCCGGTGTTTGATAACCAGCCATTCTTAAAAGATCTTGAACAATTTATCATTACCGACATTGGTTCGCACGTGCTGGACATTTCCAGGTTTTTGTTTGGCGAGGCCGAGTCGTTATATTGTCACACGGCCAGGATTAATCCTGACATTCGAGGAGAAGATGTTGCTAATGTGCTTTTGCGCATGAAAAATGGCATTTCCTGTTTTGTTGAAATGTCTTATGCCACGATTGCGGAACAGGAATCTTTTCCGCAAACGCTGATTTCGGTGGAAGGTGAAAAGGGCACGATTCAGTTATTACACAATTATATGATCAAGATTACAACGCGGAAAGGAACCGTGATAACGACCGCTGACCCAAAACCTTATCCCTGGATGGATCCCGAGTATGCAGTGGTGCATTCGTCCATTGTGGATTGCAACCGCAATATTCTGGATAGCATTATGGGAAAGAAGCATGCGGAAACAACCGGGAAAGACAATCTGGAAACGATGCGGCTGGTGCAGGCTGCGTACCAGTCTGCCCGTGAGAATAAAGTCATCCATTTTTAA
- a CDS encoding chloride channel protein: MDQKSYQVKKSKRVTGVLVAAAFTGVLSALIADTLKVITEHYEESLLERIHENTYLIFVLPLIGITTIHMLRRFLFRNKANKGIKEVLDTINKNSNTLPAYKVPSHYFNGFLTVIFGGSTGIEVSTVVATASVGALSSRKVSYLKKYRTDLVCSGLAAGVTALFNAPIAGFLFSFEVFTKRKSKLHTASVITAVLVSYVLTRYFFFKQIFNFNVSVWNSYALPYFVLLGIIAGFNAVYLTKSVLFFKRFFGSLNNDFTKILGGSLLISLLVFFFPSLYGEGYAGINHLIKLTPEAVMATMLSLLLALIFKPLATSITLGAGGDGGVFAPSLFIGAFLGLIVCTVLNHFFGLNLIAVNFMVIGMAAVLSGSIHAPFTAIFLVCAIADNYMLFVPILIASLVSKVVAHFLFPYTVYTYKAPVLEKAH; encoded by the coding sequence ATGGATCAGAAATCTTATCAGGTAAAAAAAAGCAAAAGAGTTACGGGCGTTTTGGTTGCAGCCGCATTTACAGGCGTTTTGTCCGCATTGATCGCCGACACACTTAAAGTGATCACCGAACATTACGAAGAAAGTTTGCTCGAAAGGATCCATGAAAACACCTATCTCATTTTTGTATTGCCATTGATAGGCATCACAACGATTCACATGCTCCGGCGATTTCTTTTTCGGAACAAGGCCAATAAGGGCATCAAGGAGGTTTTGGACACCATCAATAAAAACAGCAATACGCTTCCAGCCTACAAGGTTCCTTCCCATTATTTCAACGGATTTTTAACGGTCATTTTTGGCGGTTCAACAGGCATAGAGGTTTCCACGGTGGTGGCTACTGCGTCGGTAGGCGCATTATCAAGTCGCAAAGTGAGTTATCTCAAAAAATACAGGACCGATCTGGTGTGTTCCGGGCTCGCTGCGGGCGTTACCGCGTTATTCAATGCGCCTATTGCCGGTTTTTTGTTTTCATTTGAGGTTTTTACAAAAAGAAAAAGCAAGCTGCACACCGCCAGTGTCATCACGGCTGTGCTGGTTTCTTACGTGTTGACCCGTTATTTCTTTTTCAAACAAATTTTCAATTTCAATGTCTCCGTTTGGAACAGTTACGCATTGCCGTATTTTGTGTTATTGGGCATCATTGCGGGTTTTAATGCGGTTTATTTAACTAAAAGCGTGTTGTTCTTCAAACGCTTTTTCGGCTCTCTAAATAATGATTTTACCAAAATCCTGGGCGGATCATTACTGATCTCATTGCTTGTCTTCTTCTTCCCAAGTCTGTATGGTGAAGGCTATGCTGGAATCAATCATCTTATTAAGCTTACGCCAGAGGCCGTTATGGCGACCATGTTATCATTGCTTCTAGCGTTGATTTTCAAGCCATTAGCCACTTCAATAACATTGGGCGCGGGTGGTGACGGCGGCGTTTTTGCGCCCAGTCTTTTCATAGGCGCCTTTCTGGGACTGATCGTTTGCACGGTCTTAAACCACTTTTTCGGTTTGAATTTAATAGCGGTCAATTTTATGGTCATTGGTATGGCGGCGGTGCTGAGCGGCAGCATTCACGCGCCATTTACTGCGATTTTTTTGGTCTGCGCCATTGCAGATAATTACATGCTTTTTGTGCCCATTCTGATCGCCAGCCTCGTTTCCAAGGTCGTTGCGCACTTCCTGTTTCCTTACACCGTGTACACGTATAAGGCGCCTGTTTTGGAAAAAGCGCACTAA
- a CDS encoding GntR family transcriptional regulator, whose amino-acid sequence MRDLIKIDALSKQPKYQQILNEVISSIEKGTLNHGQQLPSISELSSWQNVAKVTVAKAYEDLRKRGVIQAKHGKGFYVANTAVKGALNVFLLFDTLNAYKEILYFALKSRLPDGSQLSLFFHHYDRALFDDLITNNLNNYNYFVIMPHFNEDVSATLNRISKDRLVIIDKAAEEVSGNYAAVFQDFENDIYSALKSGLDLLKKYKKLTLVLAKGQFQFVPDGIIKGFKRFCEDFEMDCQIADQFSDDMIRKQEAYLLFADRDLIDFVKHVHRTGLHLGKDVGLISYDDTPMKEILEGGITVISTDFEQMGQTLSKIIDQKLTTKTANPSSLIRRKSL is encoded by the coding sequence ATGAGAGACCTGATAAAAATTGATGCCCTTTCAAAACAACCCAAATACCAGCAGATACTGAATGAGGTGATTTCTTCCATCGAAAAGGGCACCTTGAACCATGGGCAGCAACTGCCGTCGATCAGTGAGCTGTCGAGCTGGCAAAATGTGGCGAAAGTGACGGTTGCAAAGGCATATGAGGATTTACGGAAAAGAGGCGTGATCCAGGCGAAACATGGCAAAGGATTTTACGTTGCGAACACAGCTGTGAAAGGAGCACTTAATGTTTTTCTGCTTTTTGATACATTAAATGCTTACAAGGAGATCTTATATTTTGCACTCAAATCCCGGCTTCCGGATGGATCCCAGCTTAGCTTGTTTTTCCATCATTATGACCGCGCGTTATTCGACGATCTGATCACCAATAATTTGAACAACTATAATTATTTCGTTATCATGCCTCATTTCAATGAGGATGTGTCGGCCACATTAAACCGCATTTCAAAGGACAGGCTCGTCATCATCGACAAGGCCGCGGAAGAAGTTTCAGGCAATTATGCCGCCGTTTTTCAGGATTTTGAAAATGATATTTATTCAGCGCTGAAATCGGGACTGGATCTTTTGAAAAAATATAAAAAACTGACGCTGGTGCTCGCAAAGGGACAGTTTCAGTTCGTTCCTGACGGCATCATCAAAGGTTTTAAACGTTTTTGCGAGGATTTTGAAATGGATTGTCAGATCGCGGATCAGTTCAGCGATGACATGATCAGGAAGCAGGAAGCCTATCTGCTTTTTGCTGATCGTGACCTGATCGATTTTGTAAAACATGTGCATCGCACGGGGTTGCATTTAGGAAAGGATGTTGGATTAATCTCCTATGACGACACGCCGATGAAAGAGATCCTCGAAGGCGGAATCACTGTGATCTCCACAGATTTTGAACAAATGGGCCAAACGCTCAGTAAAATCATTGATCAAAAACTCACCACGAAAACTGCCAATCCCTCCAGCCTAATCCGCCGTAAATCGCTGTAA
- a CDS encoding sugar phosphate isomerase/epimerase family protein, whose amino-acid sequence MKIKFYAPQWGNTLPFDTFCSNVKSAGYDGVEMALPFEKKETDEILGALAKHGLELIGQYWQSFERDIDVHAANYEKYLRNLIAAKPMFINCQTGKDYFSFDHNKRLFDLAESLAEESGIRIIHETHRGKSLYAAHVTHQYLTRIPNLRITLDISHWCNVHESLLEDQAEEIALAIAHTDHIHSRVGHAEGPQVNDPRAPEWAETLEKHLQWWDQVVATHSEKQTPLTVTTEFGPATYMPLLPYSQMPVANQWDINVHMMNLLKARYAVNTDSKEWKGTF is encoded by the coding sequence ATGAAAATCAAGTTTTATGCGCCGCAATGGGGCAACACACTTCCTTTTGACACTTTTTGCAGCAATGTAAAATCCGCAGGTTACGACGGCGTGGAAATGGCGCTGCCTTTTGAAAAGAAGGAAACGGACGAAATTCTGGGTGCGCTGGCAAAGCACGGCCTGGAACTGATCGGTCAGTACTGGCAGTCGTTTGAGCGGGATATCGATGTGCATGCAGCCAATTATGAGAAGTATCTCCGAAACCTGATCGCGGCCAAACCCATGTTTATCAATTGCCAGACTGGTAAGGATTATTTCAGTTTTGATCATAACAAGCGGCTTTTTGACCTTGCCGAGTCGCTCGCAGAAGAATCGGGCATCCGCATTATTCACGAAACCCATCGCGGGAAAAGCCTTTACGCTGCGCACGTCACGCACCAGTATCTTACACGCATCCCAAATCTGCGCATCACGCTGGACATCTCACATTGGTGTAACGTGCATGAGTCATTGCTGGAAGATCAAGCCGAGGAAATTGCGTTGGCCATAGCTCATACGGACCACATTCACAGCAGGGTAGGGCACGCCGAAGGTCCGCAAGTCAATGATCCGCGAGCCCCGGAATGGGCAGAAACATTGGAAAAACATTTACAATGGTGGGATCAGGTGGTTGCCACGCATTCGGAAAAGCAAACGCCGCTAACCGTCACAACAGAGTTCGGCCCCGCAACCTACATGCCCTTATTACCCTACTCACAAATGCCCGTAGCCAACCAATGGGACATTAACGTACATATGATGAACCTGCTGAAAGCCCGGTATGCGGTAAATACCGATTCCAAAGAATGGAAAGGGACTTTTTAA